The following proteins are co-located in the Leptospira weilii genome:
- a CDS encoding DegT/DnrJ/EryC1/StrS family aminotransferase gives MGVPFIDIKRFEPGLLEEWEEKVKILSKNASFIGGEEVSLLEKNLASQAETKYSVACANGTDALQLALRALGVGKGDAVLLPDSTFWATFESVVNVGADPYTVDTDPDDLQMDFTVFEKALEKVKPKAAIIVHLYGWGSARLEDFRKLCKSKEIPLLEDGAQCYGVKYKGASIYKDALIATTSFYPAKVLGGAGDGGAVFTNEEKLANDVRMLANHGRISHYAYGDVGWNSRLDTLQAAFLNINLKHLEARIVSRRKIAQKYYEVLPNLGIRAIHPPKDYEENGYCNVTLAVPEERSLIQEVLKEKEIGFGNIYPGAMSDQPGAKPYIKERFGDKHTTGKICASVLNYPLFPYMREEELEEIFSAIRVYNSKNRKL, from the coding sequence ATGGGCGTTCCATTTATCGATATCAAAAGGTTTGAGCCGGGGTTGCTGGAGGAATGGGAAGAAAAGGTCAAAATTCTCAGTAAGAATGCAAGTTTTATCGGCGGAGAAGAAGTTTCTCTTTTAGAAAAAAATCTCGCGTCCCAAGCGGAAACTAAATATTCCGTGGCTTGCGCGAACGGAACGGACGCTCTTCAATTGGCGCTTCGTGCGTTAGGAGTCGGAAAGGGGGACGCCGTTTTACTTCCGGATTCCACCTTTTGGGCGACGTTTGAATCGGTCGTAAACGTAGGAGCCGATCCTTACACTGTCGATACCGATCCGGATGATCTTCAGATGGACTTTACCGTATTTGAGAAAGCGTTGGAAAAGGTCAAACCTAAGGCGGCGATCATCGTTCATCTTTACGGTTGGGGTTCTGCCCGTCTTGAGGATTTTCGTAAGCTTTGTAAATCGAAAGAAATTCCCCTATTGGAAGACGGCGCTCAGTGTTACGGTGTGAAATACAAAGGGGCGTCTATCTACAAAGATGCGTTGATTGCAACTACTTCCTTTTATCCGGCTAAAGTTTTAGGCGGTGCGGGTGATGGCGGTGCGGTCTTTACGAACGAAGAGAAACTCGCGAACGACGTGAGAATGCTCGCCAATCATGGAAGAATTTCTCATTACGCCTACGGAGACGTGGGTTGGAATTCCAGATTGGATACTTTACAAGCCGCCTTTCTTAATATCAACTTGAAACATCTTGAGGCAAGGATTGTTTCGCGTAGAAAAATCGCACAAAAATATTATGAAGTACTTCCCAACCTCGGAATCCGAGCGATTCATCCGCCTAAAGATTACGAGGAGAATGGATATTGTAATGTGACTCTTGCCGTTCCGGAAGAACGTTCCCTGATTCAAGAAGTTCTAAAAGAAAAAGAAATCGGTTTCGGCAATATTTATCCCGGCGCTATGAGTGATCAGCCGGGTGCAAAACCTTATATCAAAGAAAGGTTCGGAGATAAACACACGACGGGAAAAATCTGCGCTTCGGTTCTGAACTATCCTTTGTTTCCTTATATGAGGGAAGAAGAATTGGAGGAAATTTTCTCTGCGATTCGTGTATATAATTCTAAAAATAGGAAATTGTAA
- a CDS encoding HAD-IA family hydrolase, which yields MNYDKYLFLDVGDTILHLKKSAGETYLEILVEAGFKKEKNSQEIYRKAFSESWHKMHENSPPEHRDKYQFHPGGTQGWWKELLADFLERIPDRVSLEKAFPIIYNKFADPELWSVDPGFWKLKDHCKNENWGLGVISNWDHRLRALLEAKGILEYLNPVIVSAEFGYEKPSSKIFEEAMRLVGLSGDRLVYCGDKYELDIVVPKYLGWRSYLKNEKGDLKSLSELIRFL from the coding sequence CCGGTGAAACCTATCTCGAAATCCTCGTAGAAGCGGGGTTCAAAAAAGAAAAGAATTCACAAGAAATCTACAGAAAAGCATTCTCCGAATCATGGCATAAGATGCATGAGAATTCTCCGCCAGAACATAGGGATAAATATCAATTCCATCCGGGAGGAACTCAAGGCTGGTGGAAGGAATTACTCGCAGATTTTTTAGAAAGAATTCCGGACCGCGTTTCACTTGAAAAAGCGTTTCCGATCATCTATAACAAATTTGCGGACCCGGAACTTTGGAGCGTTGATCCGGGGTTTTGGAAACTTAAGGATCATTGTAAGAACGAAAATTGGGGACTCGGAGTGATTTCAAATTGGGATCACAGACTTAGGGCACTCTTGGAAGCAAAAGGAATATTAGAATATTTAAATCCTGTAATAGTCAGTGCCGAGTTCGGGTACGAAAAACCTTCTTCGAAGATTTTCGAAGAGGCGATGCGTTTGGTGGGGCTTTCCGGAGATCGTTTAGTTTATTGCGGAGACAAATACGAACTGGATATCGTAGTTCCGAAGTATTTAGGTTGGAGATCCTACTTAAAAAACGAAAAAGGGGATTTGAAATCCCTTTCGGAATTGATTCGGTTTTTATAG
- a CDS encoding HDOD domain-containing protein translates to MSQNKTLEFHHHSDLGLYSNLKDLDHPVLENSPVHYRFHNLTEDVDSIIGRTLDRYLLQLDIIYVRDSVFTTLKETIANSIKANVKRIYFRELKADIHNPEIYKQKILGFKKDYLDNKEKYEELLFKNNFVVLVSFVYNKDMIRIRVMNNVKLSPTEVERINQRIGKAKLYNDLAEAFLEAGDETEGAGLGLVMSLMMLKNDGLSETSYKIESQGDNTSVIIDIPLNVTKENLQLQQTRDILKNIDGLPTFPRSVQDIQAMIEKPNSSIAQIAEVIKKDVALSANILKLANSASFIRANKVETLDRAIQLIGLKELSQLLFSLGTKQILEDKFPALLSIWEKSNQCAFYCKLIASKTELPKDAVSNLMSAALLHDIGEIILISLEERTMQNIGKISASKEIASAVSIEEAALGITHTKVGALIAEKWNFPDLYAKAMEFHHRPLTVEEEYIPYIYPIYLADMMIKINNEEAKYGEIPEKVLQFCKFESAGDFHSFRTKALENFLSRTK, encoded by the coding sequence ATGAGTCAAAATAAAACTTTAGAGTTCCATCATCACAGCGATTTGGGACTTTATAGCAATCTTAAAGATTTGGATCATCCTGTTTTAGAAAATTCTCCCGTTCATTATCGATTTCATAATCTTACCGAAGACGTGGACTCTATCATCGGTAGAACCTTGGATCGTTATCTGCTTCAGCTTGACATCATTTACGTGAGAGACTCCGTTTTTACGACTCTTAAGGAAACGATTGCCAACTCGATCAAAGCGAACGTCAAGCGGATTTATTTCCGGGAATTAAAAGCGGATATTCACAATCCTGAAATCTACAAACAAAAAATTTTGGGATTTAAAAAAGACTATTTGGATAACAAGGAAAAATACGAGGAACTTCTTTTTAAAAACAACTTCGTAGTTTTGGTCTCTTTTGTTTATAACAAGGATATGATTCGGATCCGAGTGATGAATAACGTGAAACTCAGTCCGACCGAGGTGGAGAGAATCAATCAAAGAATCGGAAAGGCGAAACTCTATAACGATCTCGCCGAAGCCTTTCTGGAAGCTGGAGACGAAACCGAAGGGGCGGGACTTGGACTTGTGATGTCCTTGATGATGTTGAAGAACGACGGTCTTTCCGAGACGTCTTACAAAATCGAAAGTCAAGGGGATAACACGAGCGTAATCATCGATATCCCTTTGAACGTCACGAAAGAAAATCTTCAACTTCAGCAAACACGGGATATCCTCAAGAACATAGACGGACTTCCGACATTTCCAAGATCGGTCCAAGACATTCAAGCGATGATAGAAAAGCCCAATTCTTCCATCGCTCAGATTGCGGAAGTCATCAAAAAGGACGTAGCTCTCTCCGCGAATATTCTCAAGCTCGCAAATTCAGCCTCTTTTATTCGTGCGAACAAAGTGGAAACCTTAGACAGAGCGATTCAACTGATTGGCCTCAAAGAACTCAGCCAACTTCTGTTTTCTCTCGGGACCAAACAGATTCTCGAAGACAAGTTTCCCGCGCTTCTTTCGATCTGGGAAAAATCCAATCAATGTGCTTTCTACTGTAAGCTGATCGCATCGAAGACAGAGCTTCCAAAGGATGCTGTCAGTAATCTTATGTCCGCCGCGTTGTTGCACGATATCGGAGAAATTATTCTTATTTCCTTGGAGGAAAGAACGATGCAGAATATCGGTAAAATTTCCGCGTCCAAAGAAATCGCATCTGCCGTATCGATAGAAGAAGCTGCATTAGGAATTACTCATACGAAAGTCGGTGCGTTGATCGCTGAGAAATGGAATTTTCCGGATTTATACGCAAAAGCGATGGAATTCCATCACAGGCCTCTGACCGTCGAAGAGGAATATATTCCTTATATTTATCCGATCTATCTTGCGGATATGATGATTAAGATCAACAATGAAGAGGCTAAATACGGCGAGATTCCCGAAAAGGTTCTTCAGTTTTGTAAATTCGAAAGCGCCGGTGATTTTCATTCTTTTAGAACTAAAGCTTTGGAAAATTTCCTATCAAGAACCAAATAA
- a CDS encoding Dps family protein, whose amino-acid sequence MKDIDIGISEKNREAINVGLQKLLADTYILYFKTHSYHWNVTGPQFNTLHLMFQTQYNELWLSIDLIAERIRSLGFYAPSSSHQLGKLTSIHEEGGVPHAEDMIRHLVSGHETVIRTARSLLPAADEGGDEVTLDLLTQRLEVHEKTAWMLRSLLIVENT is encoded by the coding sequence ATGAAAGACATAGATATCGGAATATCCGAAAAAAATAGAGAAGCTATCAATGTGGGACTGCAGAAACTTCTGGCCGATACTTACATTTTATACTTTAAAACGCATAGTTATCACTGGAACGTAACCGGTCCGCAATTTAATACTCTGCATCTGATGTTTCAAACTCAATACAACGAACTTTGGCTTTCCATCGATCTAATCGCTGAAAGAATCCGTTCTTTGGGTTTTTATGCTCCGAGTTCGTCCCATCAATTGGGCAAATTGACTTCGATTCATGAGGAAGGAGGGGTTCCTCACGCGGAAGATATGATTCGCCATCTGGTAAGCGGGCACGAGACCGTAATTAGAACGGCACGCTCCCTTCTTCCTGCCGCAGACGAAGGAGGGGACGAAGTGACTCTGGATCTTCTCACTCAACGTTTGGAGGTTCATGAAAAAACCGCCTGGATGCTTCGTAGTTTGCTGATCGTCGAGAACACCTGA
- a CDS encoding aldehyde dehydrogenase family protein, which translates to MPTTQESPVKLPNSDLTPTTLPFVNKTEIQRVFHLQKKHFHKVMKLTTASQRIQRLKKLREAIFKYTPEIEKAVNADFRKNEREVDITEIMPSISEINDAIKHVRRWMKPVNAKTPVTLFGAKSQILYEPRGVVLIIGPWNYPFYLTFAPLAAAIAAGNTVLIKPSEFTPVTSNLIQKIITEVFPKEEVAVFEGDYQVSGALMELPLDHIFFTGSTQVGKIVMTAAAKHLTSVTLELGGKSPAIIDKSADIKKAAKKLVWGKVLNAGQTCVAPDYLLIPNDLIKPFVEEAKSVIKEFYGKDGKAIKENPDFCRIVNDRNFNRVSGYIHEAVEKGAKIEMGGETDASQNYIEPTLLSNVPENSNIMEDEIFGPVLPMIPYANLDEAIEKINSKPKPLALYIFGKKERRIKKILKETSSGGVAVNDVILHLVNPYLPFGGVNHSGHGSYHGYFGFKAFSHERSVLRQAALSSIGLMYPPYTNFVKRLVAITKKFLV; encoded by the coding sequence ATGCCAACTACACAAGAATCTCCGGTAAAATTACCGAATTCTGATCTTACTCCCACCACCCTTCCGTTCGTAAATAAGACGGAAATCCAACGAGTGTTTCATCTCCAAAAGAAACATTTCCATAAAGTGATGAAACTGACCACAGCGAGTCAGCGTATTCAACGATTGAAAAAACTTAGGGAAGCGATTTTTAAATATACTCCCGAAATCGAAAAAGCGGTAAACGCCGATTTCCGTAAGAACGAAAGAGAGGTGGATATCACGGAAATCATGCCTTCCATTTCGGAAATCAACGACGCGATCAAACACGTTCGCAGATGGATGAAACCGGTGAACGCCAAAACTCCGGTGACCCTTTTCGGCGCCAAAAGCCAGATCCTTTACGAACCTCGCGGAGTCGTTTTAATTATCGGGCCTTGGAACTATCCGTTTTATCTTACCTTTGCTCCCCTCGCAGCCGCAATCGCCGCGGGAAATACGGTCCTAATCAAACCTTCCGAATTTACTCCGGTTACTTCCAACTTGATTCAAAAGATTATAACCGAAGTGTTTCCGAAAGAGGAAGTCGCCGTTTTCGAAGGAGACTATCAAGTTTCCGGCGCGCTTATGGAACTTCCTTTGGATCATATCTTTTTTACGGGAAGCACTCAAGTAGGAAAGATCGTGATGACCGCGGCGGCAAAACATCTTACTAGCGTTACACTCGAGTTAGGCGGAAAATCCCCTGCGATCATCGACAAAAGCGCGGACATCAAAAAGGCCGCTAAAAAACTCGTTTGGGGAAAAGTATTGAATGCGGGACAAACCTGTGTCGCTCCCGATTATCTGCTCATTCCTAACGATCTCATTAAACCTTTCGTGGAAGAAGCAAAATCTGTTATAAAAGAATTTTACGGTAAAGACGGAAAAGCCATCAAGGAGAATCCGGACTTCTGTAGAATCGTAAACGATCGCAACTTCAATAGAGTTTCCGGCTATATACACGAAGCCGTAGAAAAAGGCGCTAAGATCGAAATGGGAGGCGAAACGGACGCTTCTCAAAATTACATCGAGCCTACTCTTCTCAGTAATGTACCAGAAAATTCGAATATTATGGAAGATGAAATCTTCGGACCGGTTCTTCCTATGATCCCTTATGCGAACCTGGACGAGGCGATTGAAAAAATCAACTCCAAGCCGAAACCGCTGGCTCTTTATATTTTCGGCAAAAAGGAACGCAGGATCAAAAAGATTCTGAAGGAGACTTCTTCCGGAGGAGTCGCGGTCAACGACGTGATTCTTCACCTCGTAAATCCGTATCTTCCTTTTGGAGGAGTCAATCATTCCGGCCACGGAAGTTACCACGGTTATTTCGGATTCAAGGCGTTCTCTCACGAACGTTCCGTTCTCCGTCAAGCCGCCTTGAGTTCAATCGGGCTGATGTATCCGCCTTATACGAATTTTGTGAAACGACTCGTTGCCATAACGAAGAAGTTCCTCGTTTGA
- the lon gene encoding endopeptidase La gives MEPLEDLSGIEENSIVPLDLILPSELFLVPIKSRPVFPGIITPLIVPNGKFAKAVEQSLKGNSFLGLVLLKDEEGEKETSENIYQFGVVAKILKKVHLPDDAVNILINTIRRFKIDSYTSKDPLIAKVSYPEEEPGAPKNTIKAMMRTLLVMTRELAQNNPLFTEEMKLTMLNVNEPGKMADFVCSILNLEKEEYQSVIESNILKERIEKVLLFLKKEIELVSIQREISDQIQDKIDKQQRQFFLREQLKAIQNELGIKDDKFEKKYEKFLERLKSIGADTEVIEEVSRELDKFSYADPNTGDYNVIRNYLDILESLPWEPAPAREIDLDKAKKTLDRDHYKLEDVKDRILEFLAVKKLKSDEKGTILLLVGPPGVGKTSIARSIAEAMGRKFFRFSVGGMRDEAEIKGHRRTYIGSMPGKIISALRITKEKDCVILLDEIDKLATGIQGDPASAFLEVLDPEQNKNFRDHYLDLPFDISNVFFIATANTLDSISRILLDRMEIINLSGYITDEKVQIFQRYLWKKVLAKNGVTSYGIEFDKKAVVSLIDSYSRESGVRGLEKVTDKLVRKIAMRIVKKEPFPKIILEKDLETFLGVPKFTNERMIRTSVPGTALGLAWTSVGGATLLIEALFVKGKGGILLTGMIGKTMEESSNIALSYIKNFLNKDELFNDRMIHLHVPDGATPKDGPSAGITMATAILSLALNTKVKAGYGMTGEITLTGEVLAIGGLREKIVAAKRVGIYKIIYPKDNLQHLEEIPDYVKKGMSFFPVSRYEEVAAMVFDEKVLLKVNPSFKESLKSIATSAGKAVLKKKTVPKKKNGSFKAEGRLKKKTNIF, from the coding sequence TTGGAGCCTTTAGAGGATTTATCGGGGATTGAAGAGAATTCAATTGTTCCATTGGACTTGATTTTACCGTCGGAACTTTTTTTAGTTCCGATTAAATCTCGACCGGTATTTCCGGGTATCATCACGCCTTTAATCGTTCCTAACGGTAAATTCGCAAAGGCCGTAGAACAATCTCTCAAGGGAAATTCTTTTTTGGGACTTGTTCTTTTGAAGGACGAGGAAGGTGAAAAGGAAACTTCCGAAAACATCTATCAGTTCGGCGTGGTCGCTAAAATATTAAAAAAAGTACATCTACCCGACGATGCGGTCAATATTCTCATCAATACGATTCGTCGTTTTAAAATCGATTCCTACACTAGTAAAGACCCGTTAATCGCCAAGGTCTCCTATCCGGAGGAAGAGCCTGGGGCGCCAAAAAACACGATCAAAGCAATGATGAGAACCTTGCTCGTCATGACGAGAGAACTCGCACAAAACAATCCGCTGTTTACGGAAGAAATGAAACTTACCATGCTTAACGTAAACGAGCCTGGAAAAATGGCGGACTTTGTCTGTTCTATTCTTAACTTGGAAAAAGAGGAATATCAATCTGTCATCGAATCCAATATTCTTAAGGAGAGAATCGAAAAGGTTCTTCTCTTTTTAAAGAAAGAAATCGAGCTCGTATCCATCCAAAGAGAAATTTCCGATCAAATCCAAGACAAAATCGACAAACAACAAAGACAATTTTTCCTGCGAGAACAACTCAAGGCGATACAAAACGAACTCGGGATCAAGGATGATAAGTTCGAAAAAAAATACGAAAAATTTCTGGAACGACTGAAATCCATCGGCGCGGATACCGAAGTCATCGAGGAAGTAAGTAGAGAATTGGATAAGTTCTCTTATGCGGATCCGAATACCGGAGATTATAACGTTATCCGAAATTACTTGGACATCCTGGAATCCCTCCCTTGGGAGCCTGCGCCCGCTAGAGAAATCGATTTGGACAAGGCCAAAAAAACCTTGGACAGAGATCATTATAAACTCGAGGACGTGAAGGATAGAATCTTGGAGTTCCTCGCGGTCAAAAAATTGAAAAGCGATGAAAAAGGAACGATTCTTCTATTAGTCGGACCTCCGGGTGTAGGGAAAACATCGATTGCGAGGTCCATTGCCGAGGCTATGGGGAGAAAGTTTTTTCGATTTTCCGTCGGAGGAATGAGGGACGAAGCCGAAATCAAGGGCCATCGAAGAACCTACATCGGTTCCATGCCCGGTAAAATTATTTCTGCTCTTAGGATCACGAAAGAAAAAGATTGTGTTATCTTGCTCGACGAGATCGATAAGCTTGCAACCGGCATCCAAGGGGATCCGGCTTCCGCTTTTTTGGAAGTTTTGGATCCAGAGCAAAATAAGAATTTCAGGGATCATTATCTGGATCTTCCATTCGATATTTCGAATGTGTTTTTTATCGCGACCGCCAATACGTTGGATTCTATTTCCAGAATTCTTTTGGATCGGATGGAAATTATTAATCTTTCGGGTTATATTACGGACGAAAAGGTACAAATTTTTCAGAGATATCTCTGGAAAAAGGTTCTTGCGAAAAACGGTGTAACTTCCTACGGAATTGAGTTTGATAAGAAAGCGGTGGTCTCTTTGATTGATTCTTATTCGAGAGAATCCGGAGTTCGCGGTTTGGAAAAGGTCACCGATAAGCTCGTTCGTAAGATTGCGATGAGAATCGTAAAGAAGGAGCCTTTCCCGAAAATTATTCTGGAAAAAGATCTCGAAACGTTCTTAGGAGTTCCGAAGTTTACGAACGAAAGAATGATTCGCACTTCCGTTCCCGGTACCGCGCTCGGTCTCGCGTGGACTTCTGTCGGAGGAGCGACACTTCTTATAGAAGCTCTTTTCGTAAAAGGAAAGGGAGGAATTCTTCTTACCGGGATGATCGGAAAAACGATGGAAGAATCTTCAAACATCGCCTTGAGTTATATTAAAAATTTTTTAAATAAGGACGAATTGTTCAACGATCGAATGATACATTTGCACGTTCCGGACGGGGCGACTCCGAAAGACGGCCCCTCTGCTGGAATCACCATGGCGACCGCGATCCTTTCCCTTGCCTTGAATACAAAAGTGAAAGCGGGTTACGGGATGACTGGGGAGATCACTCTTACGGGGGAAGTTCTTGCGATTGGGGGCTTGCGTGAAAAGATCGTGGCGGCAAAAAGGGTTGGGATTTATAAAATCATTTATCCAAAAGACAATCTTCAGCATTTAGAAGAAATTCCGGACTATGTAAAAAAAGGAATGTCTTTTTTTCCAGTGAGTCGTTATGAGGAAGTTGCCGCGATGGTTTTCGACGAAAAGGTTCTTCTGAAAGTAAATCCTTCTTTTAAGGAAAGCTTAAAGTCGATCGCAACTTCGGCGGGAAAAGCGGTTCTGAAAAAAAAGACGGTCCCCAAAAAAAAGAACGGCTCCTTCAAAGCGGAAGGTCGACTCAAAAAGAAAACAAACATATTTTAG
- a CDS encoding DUF1566 domain-containing protein, which translates to MNQIFGLFWIFAAILFFVSCSEAKRISIDTSSTAGLLFQGGIALGFSNQSQGDFESSEGKEISSFRFQASNHFFTTDFVGEISGTLITVQVPFGAIHRLKATFISTGASVEVNGVPQTSDQTVNDFSSPVIYRVTATDKSVKDYTVQVIPMFRLTDAGQTNCYFTFCNDDPGQDADYSTGVPGTFQSNIVLSDYNNQPVTIDRQTGLTWKYCAAGQNSAVCSASNDSYTQSDAVTYCDNLNQMNAGLGYAGIRGWRLPEIEELMTLSTHKTPSTEYIDLTEFPFGDGEFWSNTANISNTAEAWGFDFTYGSNNSANKSSRNMFVRCVSGGTMPVRSFSDFNNGTVKDNLTGLVWQKCSAGQTWSTASSLCNIGSITSHNFVSALVTCRNLNLAGRTWRLPNVHELRSLLDFSLTTSAKINWTFFPNTPAVSQYATSNSIPGSQIFRVNFTDAVIGTTNLSTSNYVRCVSDDL; encoded by the coding sequence ATGAATCAAATTTTTGGTTTATTTTGGATATTCGCGGCAATTTTGTTTTTTGTATCTTGTTCTGAAGCCAAACGAATCAGCATCGATACTTCTTCAACGGCAGGACTTCTTTTCCAAGGAGGAATAGCCTTGGGATTCAGCAATCAAAGTCAGGGCGATTTCGAAAGCTCCGAGGGAAAAGAAATTAGCTCCTTTCGTTTTCAAGCCTCCAATCATTTTTTTACGACCGATTTTGTCGGAGAAATTTCCGGAACCTTAATTACGGTCCAAGTTCCGTTTGGAGCGATTCATCGTCTAAAGGCGACTTTTATAAGTACCGGAGCGAGTGTCGAAGTAAATGGTGTTCCTCAAACAAGCGACCAAACTGTGAACGATTTTTCGTCTCCGGTGATATATAGAGTGACGGCAACCGACAAGAGCGTCAAAGACTATACTGTTCAAGTTATTCCTATGTTTCGTCTAACGGATGCGGGACAAACCAATTGTTACTTTACTTTCTGCAATGACGATCCTGGCCAGGACGCGGATTATTCAACCGGAGTTCCCGGAACCTTTCAGTCTAATATTGTTTTGTCTGATTATAACAATCAACCGGTAACGATTGACAGACAAACGGGTCTCACCTGGAAATACTGCGCCGCCGGTCAAAATAGCGCCGTCTGTTCGGCATCCAATGATAGTTATACGCAATCGGACGCGGTAACCTATTGTGATAATCTGAATCAGATGAATGCAGGCCTCGGATATGCCGGAATTCGCGGCTGGAGACTTCCGGAAATTGAAGAATTGATGACTCTCAGCACGCATAAAACCCCAAGTACAGAATACATCGATCTTACGGAGTTTCCGTTTGGGGACGGAGAATTCTGGTCAAACACAGCCAATATCTCAAATACCGCCGAAGCCTGGGGATTTGATTTCACTTACGGATCGAATAACTCTGCGAATAAGTCGTCGAGAAATATGTTTGTTCGTTGCGTATCTGGCGGAACTATGCCTGTTCGCAGCTTTTCCGATTTCAATAATGGAACCGTAAAAGACAACCTTACGGGTTTGGTTTGGCAAAAATGTTCCGCAGGACAAACCTGGTCGACCGCATCCTCTTTATGTAATATAGGGAGCATAACTTCTCACAATTTCGTTTCGGCTTTAGTTACATGCAGAAATTTGAATTTAGCTGGTCGCACCTGGAGGCTTCCCAATGTGCACGAACTGAGAAGTTTATTGGATTTTTCTTTGACAACGAGTGCGAAAATCAATTGGACCTTTTTTCCGAATACTCCCGCAGTATCGCAATACGCTACGAGCAATTCCATCCCGGGTTCACAAATTTTTAGAGTGAATTTTACGGATGCAGTGATTGGCACCACTAACTTAAGTACTTCGAACTACGTACGTTGTGTCAGCGACGATCTCTGA
- a CDS encoding transketolase, which translates to MNDIKELKNFANELRKSVIRMVTAANSGHPGGPLGLADIYAVLYKKILNHKPSNPDWEERDRLILSNGHVCAIRYAAMAHSGYFPVEDLLTFRKLGSKLQGHPSTRYMSGIESSSGSLGQGLSVSVGLALGARFKKQSHKIYTCISDGECGEGMTWEAAQSAAHYKLDNMIVFMDKNGIQIDGFTKDVMNLEPLSKKFLSFGWNVLEADGHDIEQIISAFEKAKLHKGSPTIILFDTVLGKGVSFMENNPGWHGTPPKPEEEKKALEELSAPSV; encoded by the coding sequence ATGAACGATATCAAAGAACTCAAGAATTTTGCAAACGAGCTCAGAAAGAGCGTAATCCGAATGGTAACCGCCGCAAATTCCGGACATCCGGGAGGACCTTTAGGTCTCGCGGACATCTATGCGGTACTATATAAGAAAATTCTAAATCACAAACCCTCCAATCCGGATTGGGAAGAAAGGGATCGCCTGATTCTTTCCAACGGCCACGTATGTGCGATTCGTTACGCCGCTATGGCTCATTCCGGTTATTTTCCCGTGGAAGACCTACTTACTTTCCGCAAATTAGGAAGCAAACTACAAGGACATCCTTCCACTCGTTATATGAGCGGAATTGAAAGTTCTTCCGGCTCCCTAGGCCAAGGACTTTCTGTCTCTGTGGGGCTCGCACTCGGCGCAAGATTCAAAAAACAAAGTCATAAAATTTATACGTGTATCTCCGACGGAGAATGCGGCGAAGGAATGACTTGGGAAGCCGCTCAGTCCGCCGCGCATTATAAACTGGACAATATGATCGTGTTTATGGACAAGAACGGAATCCAAATCGACGGCTTTACGAAAGACGTTATGAATCTAGAACCTCTGAGTAAAAAATTTCTTTCTTTCGGTTGGAACGTTTTGGAAGCGGACGGTCACGATATCGAACAGATCATTTCTGCATTCGAAAAAGCTAAACTTCACAAAGGCTCTCCGACAATCATTCTGTTCGACACTGTGTTAGGCAAAGGTGTTTCTTTTATGGAAAATAATCCGGGATGGCACGGAACTCCCCCAAAACCGGAAGAAGAAAAAAAAGCTCTCGAAGAATTATCGGCACCTTCTGTTTAA